A DNA window from Pseudomonas sp. GD03919 contains the following coding sequences:
- the fabV gene encoding enoyl-ACP reductase FabV: MIIHPKVRGFICTTTHPVGCERNVLEQIEATRAQGVREDGPKKVLVIGASSGYGLAARITAAFGFKADTLGVFFEKPGTETKPGTAGWYNAAAFDKFAKADGLYSKSINGDAFSDEARAKVIELIKNEMGGKVDLVIYSLASPVRKLPQTGEVVRSALKPIGQPYKSTAIDTNKDVIIEASIEPASEQEIADTVTVMGGQDWELWINALQQADVLAEGAQTQAFSYIGTEITWPIYWHGALGKAKQDLDETATRLNQRLQGINGGANVAVLKSVVTQASSAIPVMPLYLSMVFKIMKEQGVHEGTIEQLNRMFRDRLYRTDGQPAEVDSEGRLRLDDWELRDEVQDACKALWPQVTTENLFDLTDYAGYKREFLKLFGFERDDIDYDADVSAFVEFDCVEL, from the coding sequence TTGATCATCCATCCTAAAGTTCGCGGTTTCATCTGCACCACCACCCACCCGGTTGGTTGCGAGCGCAACGTGCTCGAGCAGATCGAAGCCACCCGCGCACAGGGCGTGCGTGAAGATGGTCCGAAAAAAGTGCTGGTGATCGGCGCCTCCAGCGGTTACGGCCTGGCCGCCCGCATCACCGCGGCGTTCGGCTTCAAGGCCGACACCCTGGGCGTGTTCTTCGAGAAGCCGGGCACCGAAACCAAGCCGGGCACTGCCGGCTGGTACAACGCTGCAGCCTTCGACAAGTTCGCCAAGGCCGATGGCCTGTACAGCAAGTCGATCAATGGCGATGCCTTCTCCGACGAAGCCCGGGCCAAGGTCATCGAGCTGATCAAGAACGAAATGGGCGGCAAGGTCGACCTGGTCATCTACTCCCTGGCCTCGCCGGTACGCAAGCTGCCGCAGACCGGTGAAGTGGTGCGTTCGGCGCTCAAGCCGATCGGCCAGCCGTACAAGTCGACCGCCATCGACACCAACAAGGACGTGATCATCGAGGCGTCCATCGAGCCGGCCAGCGAGCAGGAAATCGCCGACACCGTCACCGTCATGGGCGGTCAGGACTGGGAGCTGTGGATCAACGCCCTGCAGCAGGCTGATGTGCTGGCCGAAGGCGCGCAGACTCAGGCCTTCAGCTACATCGGTACCGAAATCACCTGGCCGATCTACTGGCACGGTGCGTTGGGCAAGGCCAAGCAGGATCTGGACGAAACCGCTACCCGTCTCAATCAGCGTCTGCAGGGCATCAACGGCGGCGCCAACGTTGCCGTGCTGAAGTCGGTGGTCACCCAGGCCAGCTCGGCTATCCCGGTGATGCCGCTGTACCTGTCCATGGTCTTCAAGATCATGAAGGAACAAGGCGTGCACGAAGGCACCATCGAGCAGCTCAACCGCATGTTCCGTGACCGCCTCTACCGCACCGATGGCCAGCCGGCCGAAGTCGATAGCGAAGGCCGTCTGCGTCTGGACGACTGGGAGCTGCGTGACGAAGTGCAGGACGCCTGCAAGGCGCTGTGGCCGCAGGTCACGACTGAGAACCTGTTCGACCTGACCGACTACGCCGGTTACAAGCGCGAGTTTCTCAAGCTGTTCGGCTTCGAGCGTGATGATATCGACTACGACGCCGACGTTTCCGCCTTCGTCGAGTTCGACTGCGTCGAGCTGTAA
- a CDS encoding methyl-accepting chemotaxis protein, protein MFNSATRLFANLAVGKKLLIGFGLVLLLTAAMTVSGYLAVQAVLKGHEQVGELAQVNQEILQARRLERNFAIEQTEDSAARVRESLLKVQGMLEHLGQDVAESSRIQTMQQATAEYLKQFDNYVEQQGKAREARQDMRTAAAEARDQFEVIELDMYDAVRELRLQGDRLRGSDPLTLAETASGLSKRMLDLRSQESLYIIDGSAEALQEWEYTSEDLQTVAGSLKVWLDDDQKASIDTALQALTLYQRSFLYYQQLREQNQATEKAMIERARSVVDLAESAQASAEAHMLADTQRALVMLGIMGVAAVVLGLFAALLITRLIVTPLRQTVAFAQRIAAGDLSQDIPQDRRDEVGQLLAAMQDMTVSLRNLVGRIGSGVGQIAAAAEQLSSITAQTSAGVQTQKLETEQTATAMHQMAATVQEVAQNAEQASLAARDADLEAQQGNRVVQQAVDQIDSLASEVEQSAKAIADLNQESARIGTVLEVIRNVAEQTNLLALNAAIEAARAGEQGRGFAVVADEVRALAKRAQDSTEEIESLIAGLQRMAKGAVQQMDSSRDLTRRTVELAGEAGDALGRITQAVSTIEQMNQQIAAAAEEQSAVAEAINESVTRVRDIGEQSAAASEQTAASSAELARLGVELQGLVRQFRT, encoded by the coding sequence ATGTTCAACTCTGCCACACGCCTTTTCGCCAATCTTGCCGTGGGCAAGAAACTCCTCATTGGTTTCGGTCTGGTGCTGTTGCTGACAGCAGCCATGACCGTCAGCGGCTATCTTGCCGTCCAGGCGGTATTGAAAGGACATGAGCAAGTCGGGGAACTGGCGCAGGTGAACCAGGAGATCCTCCAGGCACGTCGCCTCGAGCGCAATTTCGCCATCGAGCAGACTGAAGACAGCGCCGCGCGCGTGCGCGAGAGCCTGCTCAAGGTGCAGGGCATGCTGGAGCACCTGGGTCAGGATGTGGCCGAAAGCTCGCGCATTCAGACCATGCAGCAAGCCACCGCCGAGTACCTCAAGCAGTTCGATAACTATGTCGAGCAGCAGGGCAAGGCGCGCGAAGCCCGTCAGGATATGCGCACCGCAGCGGCAGAAGCTCGCGATCAGTTCGAGGTGATCGAACTGGACATGTACGACGCGGTACGCGAGCTGCGGCTACAGGGTGATCGCCTGCGTGGCAGTGACCCGCTGACCCTGGCAGAAACCGCGTCCGGCCTGAGCAAGCGCATGCTCGATCTGCGCAGCCAGGAAAGCCTCTACATCATCGACGGTTCTGCCGAGGCGCTGCAGGAGTGGGAGTACACCAGCGAAGACCTGCAGACCGTTGCCGGCAGCCTGAAGGTCTGGCTCGACGATGATCAGAAGGCGTCCATCGACACCGCCTTGCAGGCGTTGACCCTTTATCAGCGCTCCTTCCTCTACTATCAGCAGCTTCGCGAGCAGAACCAGGCGACCGAGAAGGCCATGATCGAGCGCGCGCGCTCGGTCGTCGATCTGGCCGAGTCGGCTCAGGCCAGCGCCGAGGCTCACATGCTCGCCGATACCCAGCGGGCACTGGTGATGCTTGGCATCATGGGCGTCGCTGCGGTGGTGCTGGGGCTGTTCGCCGCGCTGCTGATCACCCGTCTGATTGTCACGCCGCTGCGCCAGACCGTGGCCTTTGCCCAGCGTATCGCCGCTGGTGATCTCAGTCAGGACATACCGCAGGATCGCCGTGACGAAGTCGGACAGCTGCTCGCCGCCATGCAGGACATGACCGTCAGCCTGCGCAACCTGGTCGGTCGCATTGGTAGCGGCGTCGGGCAGATCGCCGCGGCTGCCGAGCAGCTCTCTTCGATCACCGCACAAACCAGCGCTGGTGTGCAGACGCAGAAACTGGAGACCGAACAGACTGCGACTGCCATGCATCAGATGGCGGCCACCGTGCAGGAAGTGGCGCAGAACGCCGAGCAGGCCTCGCTGGCGGCGCGTGACGCTGACCTGGAGGCGCAGCAGGGCAATCGCGTGGTGCAACAGGCGGTGGATCAGATCGACAGCCTGGCCAGCGAAGTGGAGCAGTCGGCCAAGGCCATAGCCGACCTGAATCAGGAGAGCGCGCGTATCGGCACTGTGCTGGAGGTGATTCGCAACGTCGCCGAGCAGACCAACCTGCTGGCGCTCAACGCTGCCATCGAGGCGGCCCGCGCGGGTGAGCAGGGCCGCGGTTTCGCCGTGGTCGCCGATGAGGTGCGAGCACTGGCCAAGCGTGCTCAGGACAGCACCGAGGAAATCGAAAGCCTGATTGCCGGCTTGCAGCGCATGGCCAAGGGCGCTGTGCAGCAGATGGACAGCAGTCGTGACCTGACCCGCCGTACCGTCGAACTGGCCGGTGAAGCCGGGGATGCCCTGGGTCGCATCACCCAGGCTGTCAGCACCATCGAACAGATGAACCAGCAGATCGCCGCCGCCGCCGAAGAGCAGAGCGCGGTGGCCGAGGCGATCAACGAGAGCGTGACCCGCGTGCGCGACATCGGCGAGCAGAGTGCCGCGGCCAGTGAGCAGACCGCCGCCTCTAGTGCCGAGCTGGCGCGTCTGGGCGTGGAACTGCAGGGGCTGGTGCGACAGTTCCGCACCTGA
- the maiA gene encoding maleylacetoacetate isomerase, protein MLKLYGYWRSSAAYRVRIALNLKGLAYQQVPVHLVKDGGQQHGADYRALNPQQLLPLLVDEENGGVRIAQSLAIIEYLEEIFPVPALLPADPAERAQVRALALHIACDLHPLNNLRVLQYLSSELGVADEAKNAWYRHWVALGLAAVEEGLAAFDGRLSLGERPGYLEACLIPQLYNARRFNCDLAAYPRIVAMAARCEPLEAFQLAAPEVQADAQ, encoded by the coding sequence ATGCTGAAACTCTACGGCTACTGGCGCTCCAGCGCCGCCTACCGCGTGCGTATCGCCCTGAACCTCAAGGGCCTGGCTTACCAGCAGGTGCCGGTGCACCTGGTCAAGGATGGCGGCCAGCAGCACGGCGCCGACTACCGCGCGCTGAACCCGCAGCAGTTGCTGCCGCTGCTGGTGGACGAGGAGAACGGCGGCGTGCGCATCGCCCAGTCGCTGGCGATCATCGAATACCTCGAAGAGATCTTCCCGGTGCCGGCGCTGTTGCCAGCCGATCCGGCCGAGCGTGCCCAGGTGCGGGCGCTGGCGCTGCATATCGCCTGCGATCTGCATCCGCTGAACAACCTGCGCGTGCTGCAGTACCTGTCCAGCGAACTGGGCGTCGCCGATGAGGCGAAAAACGCCTGGTACCGGCACTGGGTCGCGCTCGGTCTGGCCGCCGTGGAGGAGGGCCTGGCCGCGTTCGACGGGCGCCTGTCGCTCGGCGAGCGGCCTGGATATCTGGAAGCCTGCCTGATTCCGCAGCTGTATAATGCGCGGCGTTTTAACTGTGACCTTGCCGCGTACCCACGCATTGTCGCCATGGCGGCGCGCTGTGAACCCCTGGAGGCCTTCCAACTGGCCGCACCGGAGGTACAAGCCGACGCCCAGTGA
- the tsaA gene encoding tRNA (N6-threonylcarbamoyladenosine(37)-N6)-methyltransferase TrmO: MQHLVSPVGIVRSCFKEKFAIPRQPHLAPAARGVLELLPPFDQGEAVQGLEQVSHVWLLFLFHQALEDKPRLKVRPPRLGGNQAVGVFSTRATHRPNGIGQSVVRLERVEPGRLHLSGIDLLDGTPVLDIKPYVPYADAVADARNEMADAPPPLIPVDWQDDALAAARSHGLRLDEPLVALIEQCLAQDPRPAYQQPQPERRYGARFWDLDVHWHYPQPGRIRVLDVQMASRG; encoded by the coding sequence ATGCAGCATCTGGTCTCCCCGGTCGGTATCGTCCGCTCCTGCTTCAAGGAAAAGTTCGCCATTCCCCGCCAGCCGCATCTGGCCCCCGCAGCGCGCGGCGTGCTGGAACTGCTACCGCCCTTCGATCAGGGCGAGGCCGTTCAGGGCCTGGAACAGGTCAGCCATGTCTGGCTGCTGTTTCTGTTTCACCAGGCGCTGGAAGACAAGCCGCGCCTGAAGGTGCGCCCGCCGCGCCTGGGCGGTAACCAGGCGGTAGGCGTATTCAGTACCCGCGCCACCCATCGCCCCAACGGCATCGGCCAGTCGGTGGTGCGCCTGGAGCGCGTGGAGCCGGGGCGCCTGCACCTGTCAGGCATCGACCTGCTCGACGGCACGCCGGTACTGGATATCAAGCCTTACGTGCCCTATGCCGATGCTGTGGCCGACGCGCGCAACGAGATGGCCGATGCCCCGCCGCCACTGATTCCGGTGGACTGGCAGGACGACGCGCTGGCAGCTGCGCGCAGTCACGGGCTGCGTTTGGACGAACCGCTGGTGGCGCTGATCGAGCAATGTCTGGCGCAGGATCCACGCCCGGCCTACCAGCAACCCCAGCCGGAGCGGCGCTACGGCGCGCGCTTCTGGGATCTGGACGTGCACTGGCATTACCCGCAACCAGGGCGTATTCGCGTGCTGGATGTGCAGATGGCGAGTCGCGGCTAA
- a CDS encoding cytochrome b encodes MTRIQTQRYLPLSIALHWLMALLLVAVYACIELKGNFAKGSDTRELLKHWHFMLGLAVFALVWLRLLARLLSPTPAIEPPLPTWQSLPAKLMHVALYALMIGAPLAGWLILSAAGKPIPFFGLELPALTSPDKALAGQIKEWHELAGVAGYWLIGLHAAAALSHHYISRDNTLLRMLPGRR; translated from the coding sequence ATGACGCGCATCCAGACCCAACGCTACTTACCCCTTTCCATTGCCCTGCACTGGCTGATGGCCCTGCTGCTCGTTGCGGTTTATGCCTGCATCGAGCTCAAGGGCAACTTCGCCAAGGGCAGCGACACCCGAGAACTGCTCAAGCACTGGCACTTCATGCTTGGCCTGGCTGTTTTCGCTCTGGTCTGGCTGCGCCTGTTGGCACGCCTGCTGAGCCCCACTCCGGCAATCGAGCCGCCGTTACCGACCTGGCAGTCGCTGCCGGCAAAGCTGATGCATGTCGCGCTTTATGCGCTGATGATCGGCGCGCCGCTCGCCGGCTGGCTGATTCTCAGCGCCGCGGGCAAACCCATTCCGTTCTTCGGTCTGGAACTGCCTGCACTGACCAGCCCGGACAAGGCACTGGCCGGACAGATCAAGGAATGGCATGAACTGGCCGGCGTCGCCGGTTACTGGCTGATCGGCCTGCACGCCGCCGCAGCCCTGTCGCACCACTACATCAGCCGCGACAACACCCTGCTGCGCATGCTGCCCGGCCGCCGCTGA
- a CDS encoding SDR family oxidoreductase gives MHPYFSLVGRTALVTGGTRGIGLMIARAFVEAGAHVYVCARDSEACAQTAADLSALGQCTGIAANLASEEGVQALAGELSGRIDRLDILVNNAGTTWGAPLESYPAKGWEKVMQLNVTSVFGCIQQLLPLLRKAGSADCPARVINIGSVAGISAMGEQAYAYGPSKAALHQLSRMLAKELVGEHINVNVIAPGRFPSKMTRFIAEDEAALAADTAVIPMKRWGREDEMAALALSLAGSAGAYMTGAIIPIDGGFHLG, from the coding sequence ATGCATCCGTATTTTTCCCTTGTCGGCCGCACCGCCCTGGTCACTGGCGGTACCCGTGGCATCGGCCTGATGATCGCCAGGGCCTTCGTCGAGGCCGGCGCCCATGTCTACGTCTGCGCCCGTGACAGCGAAGCCTGTGCGCAGACCGCCGCCGACCTCTCGGCACTGGGTCAGTGCACCGGCATTGCCGCCAATCTGGCCAGTGAGGAAGGTGTGCAGGCGCTGGCTGGCGAACTAAGCGGGCGCATCGACAGACTGGATATTCTGGTCAACAACGCCGGCACCACCTGGGGCGCGCCGCTGGAAAGCTATCCAGCCAAGGGCTGGGAGAAAGTCATGCAGCTCAACGTCACCTCGGTGTTCGGTTGCATCCAGCAACTGCTGCCGCTGCTGCGCAAGGCCGGTTCGGCAGACTGCCCGGCGCGGGTCATCAATATCGGTTCGGTGGCCGGTATCAGCGCCATGGGCGAGCAGGCCTACGCCTACGGCCCGAGCAAAGCGGCGCTGCATCAGCTATCACGCATGCTGGCCAAGGAGTTGGTGGGCGAGCACATCAACGTCAACGTGATCGCACCGGGGCGCTTTCCGAGCAAGATGACTCGCTTCATCGCCGAGGACGAAGCAGCGCTGGCCGCCGATACCGCGGTGATCCCGATGAAGCGCTGGGGTCGCGAGGACGAGATGGCCGCGCTGGCGCTGAGCCTGGCCGGCAGCGCCGGTGCCTACATGACCGGCGCCATCATCCCCATCGACGGCGGCTTTCACCTGGGCTGA
- the rimO gene encoding 30S ribosomal protein S12 methylthiotransferase RimO, translated as MSTATPKVGFVSLGCPKATVDSERILTQLRMEGYEIVPTYQDADVVVVNTCGFIDSAKAESLDAIGEALAENGKVIVTGCMGVAEDSIRDVHPSVLAVTGPQQYEQVVSAVHEVIPPKTEHNPLIDLVPPQGIKLTPRHYAYLKISEGCNHTCSFCIIPSMRGKLVSRPVGDVLSEAERLVKAGVKELLVISQDTSAYGVDMKYKLDFWNGQPVKTRMLELCEALSSMGVWVRLHYVYPYPNVDDVIPLMAAGKLLPYLDIPFQHASPKVLKSMKRPAFEDKTLARIKKWREICPELTIRSTFIVGFPGETEEDFQYLLDWLTEAQLDRVGCFQYSPVEGAPANDLGLEPVPDDVKQERWERFMAHQQAISSARLQAKIGLEMDVLVDEVDGEGAVARSWADAPEIDGSVFIDSTDVKPGDKVRVRIVDADEYDMWGELV; from the coding sequence ATGTCCACCGCCACCCCGAAAGTCGGCTTCGTCTCGCTCGGCTGCCCGAAAGCGACTGTCGACTCCGAACGCATCCTGACCCAGCTGCGCATGGAAGGTTACGAGATCGTACCGACCTACCAGGATGCCGACGTGGTGGTGGTCAACACCTGTGGCTTCATCGACAGCGCCAAGGCCGAGTCGCTGGACGCCATCGGCGAGGCACTGGCGGAGAACGGCAAGGTAATCGTCACCGGTTGCATGGGCGTGGCCGAGGACAGCATCCGCGACGTGCACCCCAGCGTACTGGCCGTCACCGGCCCGCAGCAGTACGAGCAGGTGGTCAGCGCCGTACACGAAGTCATCCCGCCGAAGACCGAGCACAACCCGCTGATCGACCTGGTGCCGCCACAGGGCATCAAGCTCACCCCACGCCACTACGCCTACCTGAAGATTTCCGAGGGCTGCAACCATACCTGCAGCTTCTGCATCATCCCGTCGATGCGCGGCAAGCTGGTCAGCCGCCCGGTGGGCGATGTGCTCAGCGAGGCCGAGCGCCTGGTCAAGGCCGGGGTCAAGGAGTTGCTGGTGATCAGCCAGGACACCAGCGCCTACGGCGTCGACATGAAGTACAAGCTGGACTTCTGGAACGGCCAACCGGTGAAGACGCGCATGCTCGAGCTGTGCGAGGCGCTGTCGTCGATGGGCGTGTGGGTGCGCCTGCACTACGTCTACCCCTACCCCAACGTCGATGACGTGATCCCGCTGATGGCCGCCGGCAAGCTGCTGCCGTACCTGGATATCCCGTTCCAGCACGCCAGCCCGAAAGTGCTCAAGTCGATGAAACGCCCGGCCTTCGAAGACAAGACCCTGGCGCGCATCAAGAAGTGGCGCGAGATCTGCCCGGAGCTGACCATCCGTTCCACCTTCATCGTCGGCTTCCCCGGCGAGACCGAAGAAGACTTCCAGTACCTGCTGGACTGGCTGACCGAGGCGCAGCTCGACCGCGTCGGCTGCTTCCAGTACTCGCCGGTTGAAGGCGCGCCGGCCAACGATCTGGGCCTGGAGCCGGTGCCGGATGACGTCAAGCAGGAACGCTGGGAGCGTTTCATGGCGCATCAGCAGGCGATCAGCTCGGCACGCCTGCAGGCCAAGATCGGCCTGGAAATGGACGTGCTGGTCGATGAAGTGGACGGCGAAGGTGCCGTGGCGCGCTCCTGGGCCGACGCCCCGGAGATCGACGGCAGCGTGTTCATCGACTCCACCGACGTCAAACCGGGTGACAAGGTACGCGTGCGCATCGTCGACGCCGATGAATACGACATGTGGGGCGAGCTGGTCTGA
- a CDS encoding rRNA pseudouridine synthase produces MSEPTRLSKRVIELFGCSRREADLYITGGWVTVDGQVVEAPQFKVEEQRVELLPGASLEPVEPVTLLVHCPAGSSAAQLQHLLVRERHWEEDPHAQRVLHGHFLRQEQSLPLQNGASGLVVLSQDWRAQRKLREDGSKLEQEYLVDVAGELPTSALERLKKGLLHKGTQFPPCKASWQSEQRLRFALKNPPADLLRQICAALGLKVLGMKRIRIGGVPMAKLPVGQWRYLGDKERF; encoded by the coding sequence ATGAGCGAACCCACCCGCCTGTCCAAACGCGTCATCGAACTGTTCGGCTGTTCCCGACGCGAGGCTGACCTGTACATCACTGGTGGCTGGGTTACGGTGGACGGCCAGGTGGTCGAGGCGCCGCAGTTCAAGGTCGAGGAACAGCGTGTCGAGCTGCTGCCCGGCGCCAGCCTCGAGCCGGTAGAACCGGTTACCCTGCTGGTGCATTGCCCGGCCGGCAGCAGCGCCGCGCAATTGCAGCACCTGCTCGTGCGCGAGCGGCACTGGGAGGAAGATCCGCACGCCCAGCGCGTCCTGCATGGCCATTTCCTGCGTCAGGAACAAAGCCTGCCACTGCAGAACGGCGCCAGCGGCCTGGTGGTGCTCAGCCAGGACTGGCGTGCACAGCGCAAGCTGCGCGAAGACGGCAGCAAACTGGAACAGGAGTACCTGGTCGATGTCGCTGGAGAGCTGCCGACCAGTGCGCTGGAGCGCCTGAAGAAAGGCCTGCTGCACAAGGGCACGCAGTTCCCGCCATGCAAGGCCAGCTGGCAGAGCGAACAGCGCCTGCGCTTCGCCCTGAAGAATCCGCCAGCCGACCTGCTGCGGCAGATCTGCGCGGCACTGGGCCTGAAAGTGCTGGGCATGAAGCGTATTCGTATCGGCGGCGTGCCGATGGCCAAGCTGCCAGTCGGGCAATGGCGCTATCTGGGTGACAAGGAACGATTCTGA
- a CDS encoding sodium-dependent transporter, producing MTREKPKNLWLSRWGFILAATGSAVGLGNIWKFPYITGEYGGGAFVLMYLACILAIGIPVMMTEIAVGRRGRGSPIDAIGRVVRENGGNPLWKAVGGMAMLAGFMILCFYVVVAGWAFAYTWKMLDGSLAATSVEALGGVFEAHNANPWQLGGWSVLVALLTLWIVAKGVQKGIENAVRWMMPGLALMLIVLVGYAFTSGSFQAGFDFLFHFDASKITGEALLAALGHAFFTLSLASGAILTYGSYIPDGQSIARTTFLVAICDTCVALLAGLAIFPIIFANGMSPEAGPGLIFMSLPLAFQQMPFGTAFGVLFFAMVSIAALTSAISMIEATVAYLNEKHGISRLRAALASGAVLLVISLLAMLSFNLLAGWTPLGKNFFDWLDYLTSRWMMPLGGIFMVVLAGYALRSEIMRDELDLPPAGYALWLFMVRYVSPVLIMVVFLHALGWLLFDPVAQWYWIAGAIGLLAIAGEMLRPRVMPALAGR from the coding sequence ATGACCCGTGAAAAACCGAAGAACCTCTGGCTCTCGCGCTGGGGCTTCATCCTCGCTGCAACCGGCTCGGCCGTCGGCCTGGGCAATATCTGGAAATTCCCCTACATCACCGGTGAGTACGGCGGCGGCGCCTTCGTGCTGATGTACTTGGCGTGCATCCTGGCCATTGGCATTCCGGTGATGATGACCGAGATCGCCGTTGGCCGTCGCGGTCGCGGCAGCCCCATCGACGCCATCGGCCGCGTGGTACGCGAGAACGGCGGCAACCCGCTGTGGAAGGCGGTGGGCGGCATGGCCATGCTCGCCGGCTTCATGATCCTGTGCTTCTACGTGGTCGTCGCCGGCTGGGCCTTCGCCTATACGTGGAAGATGCTCGATGGCTCGCTGGCCGCCACCAGCGTCGAGGCGCTTGGCGGAGTGTTCGAGGCGCACAATGCCAACCCCTGGCAGCTTGGCGGCTGGAGCGTGCTGGTAGCGCTGCTGACCCTATGGATCGTGGCCAAGGGCGTGCAGAAAGGCATCGAGAATGCCGTGCGCTGGATGATGCCTGGCCTGGCCCTGATGCTGATCGTGCTGGTCGGCTACGCCTTCACCAGCGGCAGCTTCCAGGCCGGGTTCGATTTCCTGTTCCATTTCGATGCCTCGAAGATCACCGGCGAGGCGCTGTTGGCTGCCCTCGGCCACGCCTTCTTCACCCTCAGCCTCGCCTCGGGCGCCATCCTTACCTACGGCTCCTACATCCCCGACGGCCAGTCCATCGCCCGCACCACTTTCCTAGTTGCCATCTGCGATACCTGCGTGGCGCTGCTGGCGGGTCTGGCGATCTTCCCGATCATCTTCGCCAATGGCATGAGCCCTGAGGCTGGGCCTGGGTTGATCTTCATGAGCCTGCCGCTGGCCTTCCAGCAGATGCCCTTCGGTACCGCGTTCGGGGTGCTGTTCTTCGCCATGGTGTCGATCGCCGCACTGACCTCGGCCATCTCCATGATCGAAGCCACGGTGGCCTACCTTAACGAGAAACACGGTATCAGCCGTCTGCGTGCAGCGCTGGCTTCTGGCGCCGTGCTGTTGGTGATCAGCCTGCTGGCGATGCTCTCGTTCAACCTGCTGGCCGGCTGGACGCCGCTGGGCAAGAACTTCTTCGACTGGCTGGACTACCTCACCTCGCGCTGGATGATGCCGCTGGGCGGCATCTTCATGGTGGTGCTCGCCGGCTATGCGCTGCGCAGCGAAATCATGCGCGACGAGCTGGACCTGCCACCTGCAGGCTACGCCCTGTGGCTGTTCATGGTGCGCTATGTCAGCCCGGTGCTGATCATGGTGGTGTTCCTGCATGCGCTGGGTTGGCTGCTGTTCGACCCGGTCGCCCAGTGGTACTGGATAGCGGGCGCTATCGGCTTGCTGGCTATCGCCGGCGAAATGCTGCGGCCAAGGGTGATGCCGGCACTTGCCGGACGTTGA